The DNA sequence CTGTCATCATCGTCTTCACTATCATCGTCATCTTCAAACTCGTATCCTTTAACAGCTTCCCCAGTGAACCATGACACCGCGTAAGGGATGATCTTGTCTCGAATTGTTAAGCTACACATTCCACCAGAAACATTGGAGTGACATTAGATAGAGATGACAAACAGATTCCCATGCATAATCAACTATGAGTATTCAGACTTCCGAATGAAATGTTAAGATTTAATCGAGCTGTCCACGACTTGTTTGACAAGAATATGAATGTATCAACtcacaaatctcatcattggCCACTTTCATCTCTACGGAAAATTCTATAATTTATTCAACGTGACAAACATCTCTACTCCGTACTTATAATTTATCTAAACATCACATCACAATATCACAGCGTGACAAACATTacatcacaaattcacaatacCATAGCGTGACAAACATATCTACTCCGTACTTATAATTTATCCACAATATGAAATTTCTGTTTCAACAAATTGTACTGCCTATAAATGGTTAATTCAGCTACACTATATGAATTAGAGAAGCAAAGCAAAGCTAATCATTACGTACCCCATTTCACGGTCGTTTTCTATCCTAGTCTTGAACATAGAAACCTGTCAACAGATGCATCAGAGAGATTAAAAAAGTCTTTATCATGATTATTAACCAAGGCCTGGTCAATAGCCTTGAGATCTCAAATGAAACCAAACTTACCATATCTGCCCCGGTATAATCATCATGTTGGGGAGGTTTGAAGAACGTAAAAAAGCTGTAACAAATATCAGCTGCAGTCATGGACTTGGCATTCTTTGGGTCCTTTCTTGGACTGATTGTCAAGCTTTGCCCGGGATACCAATCAATCTCCGTCCTACAAAGCATCCCAATTCTGAACTTCAGAATAAAACAAAAGAAGGGGGGAAAATCACTACACCACGTACACAGAAATTTGTATTACCCGATTTCTTTGCTCCATATGGGCTCATGTTCTTCAATCATGTAATATGTTTTTGTCAGGACGGAGTTTCGAAAGTAAGGATTAGGATCAAATAAGAATTCCAGCCTAAACCCTTTAGGATCATGTATCCTGCACCACCTGATATCTTTGAGAAACTGGAGAGCGTGTTCGTCAAGCTCCATTATCTATTCCAGGAAACAACTTATCGATCAGAATTCCACATTTAACTTGAGAAAAcgagcaccaaaaaaaaaaaaaaaggttattaaATCCCCCACCAGAAGTTCCTTATTATTCTTCAGTGCGGACAGCCAAAAGTTAGGTACTCCTTTCTCTGCATGACAAGAGATTATCCACCATCAAAATCGAGTATAATGCATGAGAGTCATAAAAGAATTGAGATTTTGACAACTACCTTCAGTGGCTTCTTGTCCTTGGTCTGGAGTTTTCACTCCTTCCACTTCAGTGATACCATTAACAATCTCATATCTCTGCAATCATCACACGTTAATCAGAAAGAAATCAATACGTACACTAAATATCAATATCAACAACACATTCAAGCCGATTCTTTAAGTTTGTGAACTCCAAGACGGCAAGGCATATAATCGTATCAGACCATATTAACTAGTTGTTAAGATCCTACGTACAAACCTTTTCGTAGAGAGGTTTGTAAAGCTGATGGTATTTATCTACCAGTGCAGCTCTGTCCTCAAAAAATTGTTGTTCCAGCTTCTTATGCTGCCCCTGCAAAACAACAACGTGTAGGGGTAGCCTTAAGCACATACTCTGGTTAATTCTCACAGTAAGCATAGAAATTGTATCTGAAAAAAAGGCTAAATGTAGAAAGAATAAATCAAGTTCTGAACACACTGAAACTTGAGAAAGACGAGTTTTGAAATCAGGCCAACCTCTATCTGTCTCAAAACATGAACGCGCTTCACTATCTTGGGTGTAATCCGAGACTTAatcttgaaaaaagaaaaaggaaaaacagagTGATTGAAAAGTTTATCAACACAAAAATAGGACCATAGAAGAAGCATGTCATTGGACAAATTCAAAATAAGAGTTAAAATGAAAAGAGACCTCAACCCTTTGGCTTAAATTGCTTCCCATAACCTGTATCCAATTAGTTTCTATTACAATTTCCATAAGAAACTTACCTGCTTCTGAGCAGTAAGACCAGGATCTCTTCCCTCTGTTGATCAAAAACAAGCAATGAGTTTCAATACTAATGAAGTAATGATAAATGTATTACGTCCGGCACACACTacatattcataatttcaaagggtctTATAATATGGTTTTATGGTTCCAATATCAAATTCAAATCAGACCTCCATGTCTGTCTAGTTAAGAAAAATTTGAATAACAGCAGCCAATGAAAGCAAAATTGTAGATGGAAAATGAGATTATGAACCAATATTAAGCACGAGACTTTTGATGGGGTGTTACCGGAATTGAGGTTGTGGTCGGAGCCACTGAAGCCAGATCCAGAGGAACTCATTTTGAAGGGAAAGCTAGAAAAATGAAGAACAGAGTGAGGGAAAGAAGTGAACTTTGAAAATGTTGTGTGTCAAATTGATTAATTGAAcatttctttggctttttaAATCGATAGAAATTGTTTATGTCCAGTACACTGTACACCTCTCCAAAATAACATTCCAATTCTTTGGCTTTTTATTATTCACTTTCCTTCCTTGATTCGATTATATACCTAATAACCAATGcattaaatttttcttttttagaagaAACCAATGCATTAATATTTGAACAGGTAAAAATGGAAACAAATCTTGTGCCTGACTAATCATTTAAACTGCATGCCTAATGCCCAACATGCTGCTTAATcattgaaaagaaaataatgttGGGAGAAGTGTATGATGTACATTTCCAATTACCGCAATTGGATAATGTTGGGAAAACTGAATGATACCAATAGCTTAAAATTCTTGTTTGATTCAAAGTGTTTACCAAATTAGCAATGCAACATTTGGAAGTAAAATTCGAAAGAAACCGTGTGTCCTGAGTAATCTTTTTGATTGGACACCTAATGCCCAACATGCGCTTAACCATTGAAATTGATTTAACAGAACAATTGGGAGAATTGTAAGATAATGACTCCTTTCTATCTCAAATTCCAATGAAATCATGCACTtgttaattactttattttgaaaATTGGATATCATCTACATTGCCTAGTGCTTCAACTTCGGTTTCAATGCTTCAATGACTGCTGAAAAGTCCTCGTCGCTAAGGCCATGTGACTTTGCTACCTTGTATAGTTCATTTGCAGCTGCTGCAATCGGCGTAGATTGGGAAACAGATTCTGCTAATCCCAGAGCAAGCCTCATGTCCTGCCACCAGTCATAACCGTGCAGCTTAAGGTCAAGGACTCAAGGGGTTATATAGTGTGCAAGGCAATGAAGGCAACTTGACAAACCTTTTGTTGATGCTTCAAGGGAAACGCGGTAGGGTAGAGAGATTGAATCATTGATGGGCCTTTGAGTGAGTACATTGGTGCGCTAATGGCACCCTGTGAGACCACCTGCAGTACCATGGGGATGCAAAGACTTGAAATTTGAGAACAATAACTTTCCTCTATCAGGAACATACAACAATACTATGAAATTAATTATTGCAGAAAGAAGACAATGTAAAGAAAGAACAGTCTCTCATTAGTTCTCTCAGTTCAAGCCTAACTTCTAACCCAAGAAATCTTCCTTCACTACTATAGGATGCAAAAAACTCAGGAGCGGGAGAGATTTAAAACAATTGCAATCCAGAATTCCGGATTAAAGGAAGATATTGATTCATTAGGAGCTTCATAGGTTAGATAGAGAAAAAGCAAGGCAGGGAGATAGTGTATGTTATGGAGATTACCTCAACTAGTACTTTGGGGTCCAGTCCTATTTTCTCAGTGAGAACCAACCCTTCCGAGAATGATGCCATCATACTAGAATTCGTAGGAAAACATTAAAGGATACAGTCAGAAAATCAATCAACTCAACCGAACTAGGAGGAATTAACTAGAATAAAATAGAGCACAACCTTCCCATGATCATGTTGACAACAAGTTTCATGGCAGCACCGTATCCAACCTCTCCAAGGTAAAATCTTGACTGAATGGAAATGTTAACATAAGCATAGAATAGAGACAGGTGACTAGATGGCTAGGTGAAGAAGAGCCAATACCTTCCCCATGATGTCCAAAAGCGGTGCTGCTATTTCATACAAAGATTTGTCACCTAACAAATTTCAACTTGATTCAGTTCTCTGAGGTTCCTTTTGCTCGTTATTCAAAAGGGAATACaatcatcacaaattttcaatGCACTTATTACATTTTAATTCATATTGGTGACAGGAACAAGCATAAATGAGTGGAAACCCAAAAGTATATGAACGTAAAGGAAAGAACAAGATTGCATGCCTGCAGTAAGAAATATTAGTTGCCCATCTTCTGCTGGTTTCTTTGAGCCCGAAACTGGAGCCTGCAGGAAAAATGTCAAAACTTAATTAACACACTTAACATGAAATTGTATATATCAATCATACAGAttttaggggaaaaaaaaaactagaaagtAACTTGCCTCCAAAAATAATGCCCCAGTAGCTTTGATATGACCATTAATCAGTTTAGAAGTTTCAACATCAACAGTTGAAACATCCACATACCTGCAGATGTTCATATAGGGTAATATAAATGCTGTTGATCAGCTTACAAAGAACATATATGATGAAAGTATACATCTGATCCCATTTTACCAGAATAAACAGTTTTTTAGAAGGTGAACTAAGAACTTAAGGATGCCTAAACAAACAGAATGCCCTTAAACTTTGAAATGAGAAGTAGAAAGTGTTGCATAGATATTAGTAAGCAATGATCTCAAACCATTCAAAAGATTTGGTGTTTATGGTGCCATAAGCAGTTAAGCACTAACTCGAGACTCAAAATATGGGACTGTAGAACTCCTTACATCAAGCGATGCATACATGAAAACATTACCCTTTTCCTGTACTCATTCCACTAACAGCTCCATGCTCCCCAAGGGCAACA is a window from the Rosa chinensis cultivar Old Blush chromosome 2, RchiOBHm-V2, whole genome shotgun sequence genome containing:
- the LOC112190678 gene encoding nucleosome assembly protein 1;4 gives rise to the protein MSSSGSGFSGSDHNLNSEGRDPGLTAQKQIKSRITPKIVKRVHVLRQIEGQHKKLEQQFFEDRAALVDKYHQLYKPLYEKRYEIVNGITEVEGVKTPDQGQEATEEKGVPNFWLSALKNNKELLIMELDEHALQFLKDIRWCRIHDPKGFRLEFLFDPNPYFRNSVLTKTYYMIEEHEPIWSKEIGTEIDWYPGQSLTISPRKDPKNAKSMTAADICYSFFTFFKPPQHDDYTGADMVSMFKTRIENDREMGLTIRDKIIPYAVSWFTGEAVKGYEFEDDDDSEDDDDSDYYFYSDRDDEDEEGAAAEDKNKEEEDGKRKELSRWTNAEKAMAVLTLQ
- the LOC112188289 gene encoding glyoxylate/succinic semialdehyde reductase 2, chloroplastic, with the translated sequence MSMSFLVKPSNCHHLSLTAMAMSSSFCPHIPNHLRSRPICSFPTKPLSLSLKAFSSQPSNASFTDELPARVGFLGLGIMGSPMAQNLIKSGCDVTVWNRTKSKCDPLISLGAKYKPSPAEVAASCDVTFAMLADPESAVDVALGEHGAVSGMSTGKGYVDVSTVDVETSKLINGHIKATGALFLEAPVSGSKKPAEDGQLIFLTAGDKSLYEIAAPLLDIMGKSRFYLGEVGYGAAMKLVVNMIMGSMMASFSEGLVLTEKIGLDPKVLVEVVSQGAISAPMYSLKGPSMIQSLYPTAFPLKHQQKDMRLALGLAESVSQSTPIAAAANELYKVAKSHGLSDEDFSAVIEALKPKLKH